A genomic region of Raphanus sativus cultivar WK10039 chromosome 6, ASM80110v3, whole genome shotgun sequence contains the following coding sequences:
- the LOC108807752 gene encoding putative F-box/kelch-repeat protein At3g22730 has protein sequence MMISDLPHHLLEEILSRVPATTLRRLRTTCKQWNALLKDQLFTEKHHRKAPKQPLLLMLKEFRICPLSVELDLSVNAPSIEFKDALNLKKGSHSSSQDSDIMEVFHCEGLLLCVTRYNKLLVWNPLLGETKWIHHYKEKSSYALGYKNKESCHRDYKILRYRQSPKREDNVDEFEIYEFSSDSWRFLDGISLDYYIQAIGYVSLQGNTYWVASDRKDDYSMFLLSFDFTTERFIRLNLPPVPSTMMLLSLVREEQISVLHMNHFQLKMELWVTSNFGTETALSWSKSFEVDLHVLDSERYPFFTTFLLDEDKKVVVCPGPSGLNFKNVVYIIGENDEYHKEIPYVRSTQEPWLSCIFNYVPSLVQIQQPTQTRKRKRRSKLEHAMLVTKKQEKKRRHSIHIETVNVD, from the coding sequence ATGATGATATCCGATCTTCCCCACCACTTACTAGAGGAAATACTCTCTAGGGTTCCGGCGACAACTCTGAGACGGTTGCGAACTACTTGCAAACAATGGAATGCTTTACTCAAAGACCAACTATTCACCGAGAAGCACCACCGTAAAGCTCCAAAGCAGCCTCTACTTCTCATGCTGAAGGAGTTTAGGATTTGTCCATTGAGCGTTGAGCTCGATCTCAGCGTCAATGCTCCATCTATAGAGTTTAAGGATGCACTTAACCTAAAGAAGGGTTCCCACTCTAGTTCACAAGATTCCGATATAATGGAAGTCTTTCACTGCGAAGGTTTGTTGTTATGCGTTACCAGATACAATAAGCTCCTAGTTTGGAATCCACTTTTAGGGGAAACAAAATGGATTCATCATTACAAGGAAAAATCTAGTTATGCTTTAGGATACAAAAACAAGGAATCTTGCCACCGTGACTACAAAATCTTGAGGTATCGGCAGAGTCCCAAGAGAGAAGACAATGTTGATGAGTTTGAGATATATGAATTTAGCTCTGATTCATGGAGGTTTCTTGATGGAATCTCTCTCGACTACTATATACAGGCAATTGGATACGTATCCTTGCAAGGAAACACATATTGGGTTGCTTCAGATAGAAAAGACGATTATTCTATGTTCTTACTCAGTTTTGATTTCACAACAGAGAGATTTATACGTCTAAATCTTCCTCCAGTTCCGTCAACTATGATGCTACTATCTCTTGTTAGAGAAGAACAAATCTCAGTGTTACATATGAACCATTTTCAATTAAAGATGGAGCTGTGGGTGACCAGTAACTTTGGTACTGAAACTGCCTTGTCGTGGAGCAAGTCTTTTGAAGTGGATTTACACGTTCTTGATTCAGAACGTTACCCGTTCTTCACGACTTTTTTACTCGACGAGGACAAGAAAGTGGTCGTGTGTCCAGGACCAAGTGGTCTGAACTTTAAGAACGTGGTCTACATTATTGGAGAGAACGATGAATATCACAAAGAAATCCCTTATGTAAGATCTACACAGGAACCATGGCTGTCATGTATATTCAATTATGTTCCAAGTTTGGTTCAAATCCAGCAACCAACCCAGACacggaagagaaagagaagaagtaaACTAGAACATGCGATGCTGGTTACAAAGaaacaagagaagaaaagaagacaCAGTATTCACATTGAGACTGTCAATGTTGACTAA